Part of the Crossiella cryophila genome, CGCGGGCGGTGAGCACGCTGTCCGGGACCCAGGTGATGGCCTCTGGTCCACTGTTCGCGGCCACCTTGGGCAGGTCCGCGGTGAGGTCCCATTCCGCGGTGGCGTTGAGGGACGAAGCGGTGCTCGCCGGGTCGAAGCGCAGGATCTTGGCCAGGCTGACCTTGTCGTTGTCGCCGTCGCGCTCGGTGGCCGCGAAGATCCCGTCCGGGGTGGCCGTCACGCCCTCCGCGTCGGGATCGCCCTTGCCGTTGCGGTAATGCAGGGCTTTACCGGCCGCCCAGCCGCCGCTGGGATCCGGTCGCCAGTTCGCACCGTCCGGGACCAGGCGGTACAGGGTGCCGGGGCCGTTCTTCACCGCCCACAGCACGCCGGGGCTCTGGAAGGACAGGCCGCTCAGGTTGCCGCCGAAGACGTTCGCGTTGTCAGCGGTGCTGACCTCGGGGCCACCCGGCCACTTGCCGTTGGGCGGTGCGGCCGCCGCGGCCATGGCGGGCAGGCTCACCGCGAGCACGGACAGGGCAACGAGGACAGGTCTGCTGTGGACGCGCATGGGGACTCTCCTTGACGCAGGGGCCATGGCGGCGGCTGGTACGGCAAGGTCTGCGAAACAGTTAGGAAAGATAGTTAACAAATGGCACGGTACCGCCCCTCACCCCGCCCGTCCAGTGTGGATTACCACCTACCCGGTCAGCTCCGCGACGACCCGGTCC contains:
- a CDS encoding SdiA-regulated/phytase-like domain-containing protein, whose amino-acid sequence is MRVHSRPVLVALSVLAVSLPAMAAAAAPPNGKWPGGPEVSTADNANVFGGNLSGLSFQSPGVLWAVKNGPGTLYRLVPDGANWRPDPSGGWAAGKALHYRNGKGDPDAEGVTATPDGIFAATERDGDNDKVSLAKILRFDPASTASSLNATAEWDLTADLPKVAANSGPEAITWVPDSVLTARGFQDERTKAPYRPDSYPGHGTGLYLVGLENNGVIYAYALNQSGGGYTRVATIPSGLPAIMGLEFEADTGRVWATCDNTCKGRSATLEVRGGKFTATATYDRPTQLANLNNEGFAIAPPSTCAGGRKSVVWADDGNTGGHALRRGTLPCTAGG